The window GAAAGTCGATGGCTACCTCAAGGAAGACGACAGCTTTGCTGATTGGTATGTGGACGAATTCATGGAGGTAAATTTCAAGGATCTGAAATTCGGGATCGAAGACGCCGTCCTCAAGAAATGGGTTCTGAATGGACGTGGCTATGCCCGGCATTTCCGTATTGATGACCCAAGTGATCAGGCCATGTTCGTCACCATGATGTGGGAGGTCGGGCCCGACTTTTTCAAATTCGACGGCTTTCGCCAGATCGCGACCGACCCTGACATGCCGCCAGAGGAAAAGATCAGGCGCTTCTTCGATATGGATGCAGATCGCGCAGCCGATGCCATCGTCAACAGCGATATGACCTGCTGGATCTACTGTGACCTTCCTGAGATGGAGGTCCGATAATGGGCAGCATCGAACACGCGAGAGTCGATGAATGGGGCCAGCAGAGCGTCAGCAATGCGCAGAAGGAACTCGACCAGTTGAACGCACAGATTGCCGAGGTTGGCGTCGATGCCGCGTTGACGGCTTGTAGCTCTGTACCTGGCTACGGCATCGCCTGTGACTTCGCGAGTCTTGGGAAATCAGTTTCCAAAGGGGATTGGCTTGGTGCTGCCCTGGATCTTGTGGGTTTTGTGCCGGTGCTCGGGGACATTGCCAAGGGCTCAGTGCGCGGCACGAAGATCCTGAAGACGATGGACGACCTGACCGGCGCACTCAGCGTCGCGCAAGCGGTCGTCAACAAATCGCGGCGTGTCCTGTCTCAGGGAACCGATGCGATCCGTGCGGCAGCGCGAACTTCGGGTGATTTCCTTGGGATCCGGAAGGCAGCCGCGCGCGACTATTGGAGCAAGCAGGTCCGCAACAGCGACGCATACAAACGTTATCGCAAGCAAATCGACGAATGCCCCGATGCTGCGTGTAGAGCTAAGGCACGTGAGGCGTATCAGCAAGAACGCTACAAGCATATGAATTTGCCCAAATCGGGTCCACCGCCAGCAGGCCGTGGCGAATGGGTGGGCGACGGGGCCTATCCTGGGCATGGGATTTTCAAACCTCATCCTGACACCGATTTGGCACGCTCATTGGATGCCTACAATGCAAAATATGGAACAAATTTCGAGGGTGTTAAGTACTCCGGTGGCCACCCCGATTTTTCTCCGTTTGTGATGCGTGATTCTCGGGGCCGGCCGATGGAAGTCGAGATACCAGACATGAAAGGGGATCGGCTGGGTGGCAGCGGAGATTTTGGGCAGGCTAGATCTCGCCTTTCGGAGAAGTACGGTAGTTGGTCAAAACGCCAAGAGAGCGGCTATACTTGGCACCATATGGAAGATGGCACAACCATGCAGCTTGTCGATAGCACCATTCATAATGCTGCCGCGGGCGGGGCGACGCATCGAGGCGGCGGGAGCATGATGTCAACGAATGCGGCGGAGTTTTAGGAGATTAATGTGAACTTAGCAGAGGTAATGCAAAAAGTCGCCGAAAGTGGGGAGCTAGACGTAGATCCCAATTTTGCTGATCGATGGACAATCGATGATGTGGCTACTTTTGAGAGCGAAGCGGGCTTGAAAATCGGTCGCGAAGGCAGGGAGTTTCTGACTGATTTTGGTTGTGTAGCAATCGAAGAAAACTGCCACTTTCTAGCCAAGATTCCTGGCGAACCGCAGCAAGTTCACGAAGTTCAGGTGCTTGGAGGTAGTCCTGATCAGTTGATTGCGAATGAAAGGATTTTCCGTGGGCGAGGGTCGCATGCCCTGAAATATCGCATGTTCTTCTTTGGATCTGCCGATGGTGGGTATCGCTATATATTGCTCGGTGAAGAAAATGATGATGCAGTATATATCTGGTCAGGACTGTCTGGCCCTAATGAACCCGATGAGTTGCATCAGCCTGTGAAAATTTCGGAAAACCTGGCGGATTTTCTCAATAATTTGCAGCCCTATGAGAACTTATGATCGGCAACGCTGAGGTCACCACTTTGGTCCCTTCATTCTGCGGCGTAGATCTGGCTGCGAAATGGAGAGAAACATTCGTTGAAAAGTACTCTGATCAGCTACGGAAGCTTATGCTGCCTGCACTTGAAATCCATATGAGTGAGCAGGATCGGCTTGCTGTGGGGGCGGGCACGCCGGGTTTTTCGGAAGCGCTACGGTTGGATGCTCCGGTGCCGATATCGACCGGATTGTCCCAACAGATCGAGGCGGCGCTGGATCGGTTCCCGGATGGGGTCTTCCTTCGCACGGGAGCCACAAGTTTCAAGTCATCGCTCCTGCCGGTAACACCGGCCAGGACGGTAAAAAGGGCGATGGATATTCTTTCTCTGCCCAACAGGCGCGCTGCCGCTTTTCTGGCTGACAGCCTCGTGAACTTCTACGATCTGAATTTGTTCGCCTTCCCCTGGCGCGACATTGCCCCTTGGTCCGAGTTCCGCATTTTCATCCGCGACCGCCGGATTATCGGTATTTCGCAATACCACCATCAGTCGAATTTCCCAGAGATTGCTACCAACGAGCGCGCGATCAAGACGTCGCTGTCCGATTTCTCGCGCGATCTGCTTGATGCGCTGCATATGGACACGGTGGTCGCGGATGTCTTTGTCGAGCGCCACAATAATGGCGGTTTCAAGACCACGCTGATCGAGTTGAACCCCTTCATCCAGCGCACCGATCCCTGCCTCTACACCTGGAAGAACGGCGGTGATTTCGATAGCGGGTTCCGGTATCGAGAGGCTCAGGATCGGCCTCAGGCGGCTCGGTCCGGCAGGCAGCAGATGATCGACGATCCGTGGCAATTGCCGTCGTGAACGTGGGAGGATTGTCAAATGGGTAAACCTGTCGCACTTGTCGGCCATCCGCACACCTGTCCGATCCACGGCGGTGGGCCGGTGATGAACCCCGGGCAGGCTTTTGTCAGGTTCAACGGCATTTCGCTGGCCGTCGAAGGCGGGCAATGCGGCTGTCCCGGCTTGCCGCCGCTGCCCGATCCGATGGTGAAAGGCTCCGGCACGGTGAAGATCAACGGCCGCGGCATCATGCGCATCGGCGACAAGACCGCGCATGGCGGCAGGATCGCGATGGGTGTGCCGACGCTGAAATCCGACTGAGCATCCGCCGGTTTGCATTCACAAGTTGGACCGGAACCGGCATCTCAGCATCGTCATGCAAACTGGACCTGTCACGTATTTGTGCCGCTCCGAGTGCTCGTTTAAGCCACCTTCCGTTCAAAAGCGACCGGGCTTTTCCAGCCCAGTGCTGAGTGCCGTCGACGCGGATTGTAGAACCCATTGATGTATTCGAAGATCGCCATCTCAGCGTGCCGCCGGGTTACCCATGACCGCCGCCAGATCAGCTCGGCCTTGATGGTTTTGAAGAATGTCTCGACGGCCGCATTGTCATAACAATTACCTTTGCCGCTCATCGAGACTTTGAAGCCATGCTGGCGCAGGATCTTCTGGTAGTCATGCGAACAGTATTGGCTGCCCCTGTCGCTGTGGAAGATGCAGCC is drawn from Paracoccus tegillarcae and contains these coding sequences:
- a CDS encoding HNH endonuclease — encoded protein: MGSIEHARVDEWGQQSVSNAQKELDQLNAQIAEVGVDAALTACSSVPGYGIACDFASLGKSVSKGDWLGAALDLVGFVPVLGDIAKGSVRGTKILKTMDDLTGALSVAQAVVNKSRRVLSQGTDAIRAAARTSGDFLGIRKAAARDYWSKQVRNSDAYKRYRKQIDECPDAACRAKAREAYQQERYKHMNLPKSGPPPAGRGEWVGDGAYPGHGIFKPHPDTDLARSLDAYNAKYGTNFEGVKYSGGHPDFSPFVMRDSRGRPMEVEIPDMKGDRLGGSGDFGQARSRLSEKYGSWSKRQESGYTWHHMEDGTTMQLVDSTIHNAAAGGATHRGGGSMMSTNAAEF
- a CDS encoding PAAR domain-containing protein, giving the protein MGKPVALVGHPHTCPIHGGGPVMNPGQAFVRFNGISLAVEGGQCGCPGLPPLPDPMVKGSGTVKINGRGIMRIGDKTAHGGRIAMGVPTLKSD